GGTTCAAAGCGTGGACTAAGCACTTGATGCAATGCCTGTTGGATCAGGCGATCCAGAACACTGGGAATACCCAGCATACGGATGCCTCCCCCGGGCTTGGGGATTTCAACCTTGCGCACCGGCTGGGGTGTGTACCGCCCCTCCAACAGTTGCTGTTTGATCTCGGGCCAATGGGTTTTCAGGTAAGGCTTGAGCGCCTCGACTGTCATCCCATCCACCCCGGGCGCGCCTTTATTGCGACGAACCCGATCGTAGGCCAGCAGCATGTTGCTGCGGGCCAGTACCGCTGACATCAGATCCCTGTCAGCCTCGCTCGGCAGTGATCCTGCGCCCGCTGTAACCGGCAACACCTCGCACGGGACCGCAACCGGGTTCTGCCCGGTCACCGCCTCGGCAAGTGATGGCGTCTCAGCCATCTGTTCAGTGTTGTTCAGGGTCATCAAGGGGCAGGGCTCCCGATTCGTTTATCATGTTCAGCCCTTCAGTGACCGGTAAGTCACCTACTATGGCGTCTGCTGAATTCTGTGGTCCCATCCGGCCGCCTCACGACAGCCGTAGCCAAAGGCAGGACAACAGACCTCCCAGGGTAAGACGCGCGACCTTCACACTTATACCTGCCGCATTTACGACCGCCGCTCCGTGCAAGTACCGGGCTTTGAAGATAGTAGACTCCTCACCCACAGCTGCCGCCTCGTATGCGATTTCTGTTCGTCAGGTCAGTGCTTTGCCTTCGGCTTCCTTCAGATTCCACCTCGCGATGGACACCCTTGCCGTTCGGCTAGTGGTTCCCCTTGCCGGGCCCACAGAGGACTTGCACCTCCAAGTCATCCGACCGCCACCACGCGCATCGGAACAGCGCCCGTCACGGCGCTACGCGCCATGCCTGGCGCACGCACAAAAAAGCCCGAGATTCTCGGGCTTTTTTCAATTACTGCAGGCGATCCGATGTTTAGTCATTCAACAACAGCTGCAGACCTGCCCCGGTATTGGAGATCGGTGCCACGTAGTTGCGGTGCACTTCCTTCACGTTACCCAGCAAACAACCGCGCATGGCCAGCCACATGTTCAGCTCGACGCCCTGTGCACCGGCAATCTCGACCAGATCATCGTTGCTGTACTTGGTCAGAGCTTCTGGATCGCTTACCAGCTTGTCCATACACTCCAGATCGAAATCGGAGTTGATAATGCCGGCACGTTCACCATCCAGCTGGTGTGACAGACCACCGGTACCGAATACCACCACCTTCTGATCACCGGCGAAGGACTCAACCGCACGGCCGATTGCCTGACCCAGTGCAAAGCAGCGGGAGGGTTTCGGCATCGGGTAACGCTCGCAGTTGATACACACCGGAATCACTTTCAGATGCTTGTAGTTGTGGCCCGGGTACATGATCGACAGCGGCACGGTCAGACCGTGATCCACCTTGATGTCCTGACAGATGGTCGGATCAAAGTCGTTCTCGATCAGTTCGTTGGCGATATGCCAGGACAGCTCGGTCTCACCGGTTACCGGCGGGATGGTGGCGATGCCCCAACCTTCATCGGCGTTTTC
This DNA window, taken from Marinobacterium iners, encodes the following:
- a CDS encoding class III extradiol dioxygenase family protein; this translates as MAKVIGGITTSHIPAIGIAMDKGLEDTPYWKDFFAGYPPVREWLNEQQPDIAIVFYNDHGLEMFLDKKPTFALGCAPMYENADEGWGIATIPPVTGETELSWHIANELIENDFDPTICQDIKVDHGLTVPLSIMYPGHNYKHLKVIPVCINCERYPMPKPSRCFALGQAIGRAVESFAGDQKVVVFGTGGLSHQLDGERAGIINSDFDLECMDKLVSDPEALTKYSNDDLVEIAGAQGVELNMWLAMRGCLLGNVKEVHRNYVAPISNTGAGLQLLLND